One part of the Quercus lobata isolate SW786 chromosome 7, ValleyOak3.0 Primary Assembly, whole genome shotgun sequence genome encodes these proteins:
- the LOC115951680 gene encoding peroxidase 44-like, with product MNSAVSFLIFFFVLPLVLADLQVGFYDSTCPQAESIVQQAVQIAFSKDPSITAAFLRMHFHDCFVRGCDASILIDPTKNNSSEKVAGPNQTVRGYNVIDKAKKSLEAACPLTVSCADIITLATRDSVALAGGPNYTVPTGRRDGLVSNPDDVNLPGPGISVSGALSSFTDKGMDINEMVTLLGAHTVGFAHCFFFSDRLSPPDPSMDPTLFAKLNKTCAKKASATVFLDQSTAFTFDNQFYNQILLKKGILQIDQELALDNLTASIVSGFASNGIGFQDSFAKAMVKLGSIEVLVGNAGEIRKSCSAFNKKKKGVF from the exons atgaATTCTGCAGTGTCAttcttaatctttttctttgttcttcctCTTGTATTAGCTGACCTGCAGGTTGGTTTCTACGACTCTACCTGTCCCCAAGCAGAATCAATTGTCCAACAAGCGGTGCAAATTGCATTCTCTAAGGATCCATCCATAACGGCAGCCTTCCTACGCATGCATTTTCACGATTGTTTTGTTAGa GGTTGTGATGCATCTATACTAATAGACCCAACCAAGAACAATTCTTCGGAGAAAGTTGCTGGGCCAAACCAAACCGTAAGAGGATATAATGTTATTGATAAGGCGAAGAAAAGCCTAGAGGCTGCATGCCCTTTAACCGTTTCATGTGCAGATATTATCACTTTGGCAACTCGTGACAGTGTTGCTCTAGCTGGAGGGCCTAATTATACAGTGCCAACCGGAAGGCGTGACGGACTAGTGTCGAATCCAGACGATGTGAACTTGCCAGGACCAGGAATCTCTGTGTCTGGGGCATTGAGTTCTTTCACTGACAAAGGGATGGAcatcaatgaaatggtaaccCTTTTAGGTGCACACACTGTTGGGTTTGCACATTGCTTCTTCTTTAGCGATCGACTTTCCCCTCCTGACCCTTCAATGGATCCTACTTTGTTTGCCAAGCTCAATAAGACATGTGCCAAGAAAGCATCCGCTACTGTATTTTTGGACCAAAGTACCGCCTTTACATTTGACAACCAATTTTACAATCAAATACTTTTGAAGAAAGGTATATTGCAAATTGATCAGGAACTTGCACTAGATAATTTAACCGCTAGTATTGTTTCTGGTTTTGCATCAAATGGGATTGGATTCCAAGACAGCTTTGCAAAAGCTATGGTAAAGTTGGGGAGCATTGAAGTTCTTGTTGGAAATGCTGGGGAAATTCGGAAGAGCTGCAGCgctttcaataaaaagaaaaaaggggtcTTTTGA